The genomic region CATCTAAGTAGTTGGTTTCCAACGTTCTTTTTCTGTACGTTATTTTACCACCGCTGTTCGCGGCATTATTTACCCTCCTCCTTCCTTATCTCCAGGCTTTAAAAAAATATTCACTAATACAATCAGCTAGTTGCGTTGCCGCAATAAACGACACCTATACCCGACCGATGGCACAGATATTGTAACCATTATGCTTTGGAGGACGTATAAATGGCCCACTCGGCAAAAAAATCGACCGTGGAGGTCATAGTAGTCGAGGATGACTCCACGTTCCTGTCCTTCTGGAAGCGTTTCCTCGAGGCGATGGGGATCAGCGACTACCTTTTGATCGACAACCCATACGAGGCCAAAGAGGTGCTGGCAAGGATCGACTGCAGGCTTCTCATCAGCGACATCAACATGCACGGGATCAACGGTTACGAACTCGCCAAACTCGCTTGCGATTTCAATCCAGGATGTTCGGTAGTTCTCACGACCGCCTACAACG from bacterium harbors:
- a CDS encoding response regulator; the encoded protein is MAHSAKKSTVEVIVVEDDSTFLSFWKRFLEAMGISDYLLIDNPYEAKEVLARIDCRLLISDINMHGINGYELAKLACDFNPGCSVVLTTAYNANLKHFDLKSYSFHLLFKPYNDIGELNKLIRHLLKGENSFDDLSEDSWSENEDYPQVIEWKL